The following proteins are encoded in a genomic region of Galbibacter sp. BG1:
- the murA gene encoding UDP-N-acetylglucosamine 1-carboxyvinyltransferase, which translates to MGTFKIEGGNQLKGSIIPQGAKNEALQILCAVLLTDEKVTIHNIPNIIDVNKLIDLLENLGVKIQKVGSSSYTFMSDDLHLDYLQSDQFKKDGRGLRGSIMIVGPLLARFGKGYIPKPGGDKIGRRRLDTHFEGFIKLGAKFRYNREEYFYGVEAKKLKGTYMLLDEASVTGTANIVMAAVLAEGTTTIYNAACEPYLQQLCSMLNRMGAKISGIGSNLVTIEGVKKLGGTEHTILPDMIEIGSWIGMAAMTKSELTIKNAGWDYLGQIPNVFRKLGITVEQKGDDIYIPEHKDGYEVQNFIDGSVLTISDAPWPGFTPDLLSIILTVATQARGSVLIHQKMFESRLFFVDKLIDMGAKIILCDPHRATVIGHDFKSTLKATTMTSPDIRAGISLLIAALSAKGESTIHNIEQIDRGYQDIDTRLKAIGAKIVRLD; encoded by the coding sequence ATGGGAACATTTAAAATAGAAGGAGGAAACCAATTAAAAGGGTCTATTATTCCGCAAGGTGCAAAAAACGAAGCATTACAAATTCTCTGTGCCGTTTTATTAACGGATGAAAAAGTAACCATACATAATATCCCCAATATAATCGACGTAAATAAATTAATAGATTTACTCGAAAACTTAGGAGTGAAAATCCAAAAAGTAGGATCTTCTTCTTACACCTTTATGTCTGATGATCTTCATTTAGACTACCTGCAATCAGATCAATTCAAAAAGGATGGTCGTGGATTAAGAGGTTCTATTATGATTGTTGGGCCGTTATTAGCTCGCTTCGGAAAAGGATACATCCCAAAACCTGGCGGTGATAAAATAGGAAGACGAAGGTTGGATACCCATTTTGAAGGGTTTATTAAATTAGGCGCTAAATTTAGATACAACCGCGAAGAGTATTTCTATGGTGTAGAAGCCAAAAAACTGAAGGGTACTTATATGCTGTTGGATGAAGCATCTGTTACCGGAACAGCTAACATTGTAATGGCAGCTGTTTTGGCAGAGGGAACTACCACTATTTACAACGCTGCTTGCGAGCCTTATTTACAACAGCTTTGTTCTATGTTAAATAGAATGGGGGCAAAAATAAGCGGAATCGGTTCTAATTTGGTAACTATAGAGGGGGTAAAAAAGCTAGGCGGTACCGAACATACCATTCTTCCAGATATGATTGAGATTGGGAGTTGGATAGGAATGGCAGCTATGACCAAAAGTGAACTTACCATTAAAAATGCAGGGTGGGATTACCTAGGCCAAATTCCAAACGTATTTAGAAAATTGGGAATTACCGTAGAGCAAAAAGGAGATGATATTTATATTCCTGAGCATAAGGACGGTTACGAAGTGCAAAATTTTATCGATGGGTCGGTCTTAACAATCTCCGATGCACCATGGCCAGGGTTTACACCAGATTTGTTAAGTATCATCTTAACAGTGGCAACACAAGCACGTGGGAGCGTTTTGATACATCAAAAAATGTTTGAAAGCAGGCTTTTCTTCGTTGATAAGTTAATAGATATGGGTGCAAAAATTATTCTTTGCGATCCGCATCGAGCGACGGTTATAGGTCATGACTTTAAATCGACTTTAAAGGCAACTACCATGACCTCTCCAGATATTCGAGCAGGGATTTCACTATTAATTGCGGCTCTATCTGCAAAAGGGGAATCTACCATTCATAACATTGAGCAGATCGATAGAGGTTATCAAGATATTGATACCCGCTTAAAAGCAATCGGGGCTAAAATAGTAAGGCTGGATTAA
- a CDS encoding ribonuclease Z: MIIDRQENITVITQENVSLGKFIEKLKESYPNVQKDHLILNLLSLSNLSANDLMEFLEISRDHRGTKKSFVIVANNINFNDIHDDLVVTPSLKEAYDVIEMEEIERDLDF; encoded by the coding sequence ATGATTATTGACAGACAGGAGAATATCACAGTAATAACCCAAGAGAATGTTTCTTTGGGTAAGTTTATTGAAAAACTGAAGGAATCTTACCCGAATGTCCAAAAAGACCATTTAATTTTAAACTTATTGTCGTTAAGCAATTTAAGTGCGAACGATCTAATGGAATTTCTCGAAATCTCTAGAGATCATAGAGGTACTAAAAAATCTTTTGTAATTGTAGCCAACAACATTAATTTTAATGATATTCATGATGATCTTGTGGTAACTCCATCTCTAAAGGAAGCTTATGATGTTATTGAAATGGAAGAGATAGAACGCGATTTAGACTTCTAG
- the fmt gene encoding methionyl-tRNA formyltransferase, with the protein MSNKLRIVFMGTPDFAVATLKDILKAGYEVVGVITAPDRPAGRGRKLQQSAVKTFALENNLKVLQPTNLKDDEFLKELKALNANLQVVVAFRMLPEMVWKMPPLGTFNLHASLLPDYRGAAPINWAIINGETKTGVTTFFIDEKIDTGAVILQEAVAIEKTESAGSLHDKLMELGAKVVVKTLQKIETNTATTTVQPKEKDLKTAYKLNKENTKIDWNQDTDSIYNLIRGLSPYPTAWSYLKNAENDPVNVKFYEVEKDVKPHKRAPGAIIVENSKVLVATINGFIILKEIQLPGKKKMPIKDILNGYTFDENAKML; encoded by the coding sequence ATGAGTAATAAACTAAGAATTGTATTTATGGGGACACCAGATTTTGCGGTGGCCACACTTAAAGATATTTTAAAAGCTGGTTATGAAGTGGTAGGGGTTATTACTGCGCCAGACCGACCAGCTGGAAGAGGTAGAAAACTGCAACAATCTGCCGTAAAAACCTTTGCCCTTGAAAATAACTTGAAGGTACTGCAGCCTACCAATTTAAAGGATGACGAATTTTTAAAAGAACTGAAAGCCCTAAATGCCAATCTACAAGTGGTGGTTGCCTTTAGAATGTTGCCAGAGATGGTGTGGAAGATGCCTCCCTTGGGTACTTTTAACCTGCATGCATCGCTGTTGCCAGACTACCGGGGTGCCGCCCCAATTAATTGGGCTATCATCAACGGAGAAACAAAAACAGGAGTTACTACTTTCTTTATAGATGAAAAAATAGATACTGGGGCCGTAATTCTTCAGGAAGCCGTAGCGATTGAAAAAACGGAAAGTGCGGGAAGCCTACACGATAAATTAATGGAACTCGGTGCCAAGGTTGTGGTGAAAACCCTTCAAAAAATAGAAACCAATACTGCCACTACAACAGTACAACCCAAGGAAAAAGATTTGAAAACGGCCTATAAGCTCAATAAGGAAAATACCAAAATCGATTGGAATCAAGATACTGATTCGATTTATAACCTTATTAGGGGGCTAAGTCCATACCCAACGGCTTGGAGTTATCTAAAAAACGCCGAAAACGACCCGGTTAATGTAAAATTTTATGAGGTAGAGAAAGATGTTAAGCCCCATAAACGCGCTCCCGGTGCTATTATAGTAGAAAACAGTAAAGTATTGGTAGCCACAATAAATGGCTTTATTATACTGAAAGAGATACAGTTACCTGGAAAAAAGAAAATGCCTATAAAAGACATTTTGAACGGATACACGTTTGACGAAAATGCTAAAATGCTCTAA
- the pyrR gene encoding bifunctional pyr operon transcriptional regulator/uracil phosphoribosyltransferase PyrR, with amino-acid sequence MSQKVLLSEKEINIILHRLACQLIENHIGFKNTVLIGIQPRGVYLAERLKKILIEDYAIPEVKLGYLDITFYRDDFRRGDKPLEANKTKIDFLVEDKNVVFIDDVLYTGRSIRAALTAIQSFGRPNEIELLTLIDRRFSRHLPIQPDYRGRQVDAINQEKVKVMWKEQEGEDKVYLINK; translated from the coding sequence ATGAGTCAAAAAGTCTTGCTTTCCGAGAAAGAAATCAACATCATACTTCATAGATTGGCTTGTCAACTCATTGAAAATCACATCGGTTTTAAAAATACGGTTTTAATTGGTATTCAACCAAGAGGGGTTTACCTGGCCGAGCGACTAAAAAAAATACTTATAGAAGACTATGCCATTCCTGAAGTAAAATTGGGTTATTTGGACATTACCTTTTATAGGGACGATTTTAGACGTGGCGATAAACCGTTGGAAGCCAATAAAACGAAAATAGATTTTCTGGTGGAAGACAAAAATGTGGTTTTTATAGATGACGTTTTGTATACAGGAAGAAGTATTAGAGCGGCATTAACCGCCATCCAATCATTTGGGAGACCCAATGAAATAGAGTTACTCACCTTAATAGACAGGCGTTTTAGTAGACATTTGCCCATACAACCCGATTATCGAGGTAGACAGGTAGATGCCATAAACCAAGAAAAGGTAAAAGTAATGTGGAAAGAACAAGAAGGAGAAGATAAAGTATATTTGATAAATAAATAG
- a CDS encoding START-like domain-containing protein, whose translation MEEKVKYELEFPIQSSPQLLYQYISTPSGLSEWFADNVNSRGELFTFIWDGAEEQAKLVRKKSGELVKFKWTESDEDTFFEIKIVVDEITKDVSLMITDFTDEDEVDEAKMLWENQISDLKQVLGSA comes from the coding sequence ATGGAAGAGAAAGTAAAATATGAATTAGAGTTCCCAATACAATCCTCACCTCAATTATTGTATCAATATATTTCTACCCCATCGGGGTTATCAGAGTGGTTTGCAGACAACGTGAACTCTCGTGGAGAGCTTTTTACATTTATATGGGATGGTGCAGAAGAGCAGGCAAAATTAGTACGTAAAAAGAGTGGTGAGCTAGTAAAATTTAAGTGGACCGAAAGTGATGAAGATACTTTCTTTGAAATAAAAATTGTGGTTGACGAAATTACCAAGGACGTTTCCTTAATGATTACCGATTTTACAGATGAAGATGAGGTCGATGAGGCTAAAATGCTTTGGGAAAACCAAATTTCAGATCTTAAACAAGTATTAGGTTCTGCTTAG
- a CDS encoding DUF4290 domain-containing protein → MIDTLEYNSERPKLIIPEYGRHIQKMVDYAISIENKEERNKVAQSIIGVMGNLNPHLRDVPDFQHKLWDQLFIISDFKLDVNSPYPKPTKELLAERPERLEYPQNHPKYRFYGNNIKRMIDVCVGWEEGDLKDALKFTIANHMKKSYLNWNKDTVEDEVIFNHLFELSDGKINLARFDEDLAESKNLVRSKPTNKNVRNSGSRKHHSKGRSKKRY, encoded by the coding sequence TTGATAGATACTCTAGAATACAACAGCGAGCGTCCTAAGCTTATTATCCCAGAATATGGCCGCCACATACAGAAAATGGTAGATTATGCCATTTCCATTGAAAATAAGGAAGAACGTAATAAAGTAGCCCAATCCATTATTGGTGTTATGGGGAACTTAAACCCACATTTACGTGATGTACCCGATTTTCAGCACAAATTATGGGATCAATTGTTTATAATATCAGACTTTAAATTGGATGTTAATTCTCCCTATCCAAAGCCTACAAAAGAGTTATTGGCAGAAAGGCCAGAGCGTTTGGAATATCCTCAAAACCATCCAAAATATCGTTTTTACGGAAATAATATTAAACGTATGATCGATGTTTGCGTGGGATGGGAAGAAGGCGATTTAAAAGATGCTTTAAAGTTTACCATAGCCAACCATATGAAAAAAAGTTACTTAAACTGGAATAAAGATACGGTGGAAGATGAAGTAATCTTCAATCATTTATTTGAGTTGAGCGATGGAAAGATAAACTTGGCCAGGTTCGATGAAGATCTTGCGGAAAGTAAAAATCTAGTGCGTAGCAAGCCTACCAATAAAAACGTTCGAAACTCTGGTTCCAGAAAACACCACAGCAAAGGCAGAAGCAAAAAACGTTATTAA
- a CDS encoding phytanoyl-CoA dioxygenase family protein: protein MKTPRDLSKVHTLISDLFEWPQSKKDWEKYKLSDEQVDFFHEYGYLSNIKLLEEWQVDALNEELKELMDPEHPKHDLFYEYFSNESTDPNKVVFHSLGHWRITPGFHDVNWNPAFLMAASQLLGDESVRFWHDQLFCKPPKHGGVVAWHQDYSYWTRTVKMQHLTCWIGLDDASISNGCLHYIPKSHQWGLLDKPVLTGEMTGLFSVLNESQIKEFENAVPIEMKKGHATFHHPLMVHGSYENKSDNPRRAFVLNVFADGTVSASDEPLLRGVPVFKKGEKLEGQFFPVLLNREQEGV from the coding sequence ATGAAAACACCTAGAGATCTTTCCAAAGTTCATACATTAATAAGTGATTTATTTGAATGGCCCCAAAGTAAAAAAGATTGGGAGAAGTATAAATTGAGTGATGAACAAGTTGATTTTTTTCACGAATATGGCTACTTGTCCAATATAAAATTGTTAGAAGAATGGCAGGTGGATGCTTTAAATGAAGAATTAAAAGAATTGATGGATCCAGAACATCCTAAACATGATCTCTTTTACGAATATTTTTCCAATGAATCTACAGATCCCAACAAAGTGGTTTTTCATTCCTTGGGGCATTGGAGAATTACCCCTGGTTTTCACGACGTAAATTGGAATCCGGCTTTTCTTATGGCGGCCAGTCAGCTTTTAGGAGATGAATCCGTAAGGTTTTGGCACGATCAATTATTTTGTAAGCCTCCCAAACACGGCGGGGTAGTAGCGTGGCATCAAGATTATTCGTATTGGACAAGAACGGTTAAAATGCAGCATTTAACCTGCTGGATTGGCCTGGACGATGCATCTATCTCCAACGGTTGCTTGCACTATATCCCCAAAAGTCACCAATGGGGGCTTTTGGATAAACCGGTTTTAACGGGCGAAATGACGGGGCTGTTCAGTGTATTAAACGAGAGTCAGATTAAAGAGTTTGAAAATGCGGTTCCAATTGAAATGAAAAAGGGACATGCTACTTTCCACCATCCTTTAATGGTGCATGGTTCTTACGAAAACAAGTCAGATAATCCCCGACGGGCTTTTGTGTTAAATGTTTTTGCTGACGGTACGGTTTCCGCTTCCGATGAACCCTTGCTAAGAGGGGTCCCCGTATTTAAAAAAGGTGAAAAACTAGAAGGTCAATTCTTTCCAGTATTATTGAATCGAGAGCAAGAAGGTGTCTAA
- a CDS encoding aminotransferase class IV, with the protein MLNFNGEIVEGGTNFLNEENRGLRYGDALFETIRVVNNKIYFWESHYLRLMASMRILRMEIPMSFTMEFLQSEIERTIKKNQLEDKPARLRITVYRNSGGLYTPTTNDVSFIMEAKELSNPFYTLNESFYEVELFKDHYLNSGLLSTIKSNNKALNVLAGIYAKENDYDNCLLLNEKKNVIEATNGNLFLVNGKTVKTPPITEGCLNGILRKQLIEILGKMEDFELVEAAISPFELQKADEMFLTNVVEGITSITKYRKKTYENNVAKQLIGKLNARARLA; encoded by the coding sequence ATGTTGAATTTTAATGGCGAAATAGTAGAAGGGGGAACCAATTTTTTAAATGAGGAGAATCGCGGACTTAGGTATGGGGATGCGCTTTTTGAGACCATTCGGGTGGTTAATAACAAAATTTACTTCTGGGAATCTCATTACCTTCGCCTAATGGCCTCCATGCGTATTTTAAGAATGGAAATACCCATGAGTTTTACCATGGAATTTTTACAATCAGAAATCGAGAGGACCATTAAAAAGAATCAATTAGAAGATAAACCAGCGCGCCTTAGAATAACGGTTTATAGAAATTCGGGCGGTCTTTACACGCCAACTACCAATGATGTTTCCTTTATTATGGAAGCTAAAGAATTATCCAATCCGTTTTACACCTTGAATGAATCTTTTTACGAAGTAGAACTTTTTAAAGATCATTATCTGAACTCTGGACTGTTATCCACCATTAAAAGCAATAACAAGGCCCTGAATGTTTTGGCAGGTATTTATGCCAAGGAAAACGATTATGACAATTGCCTGCTATTGAATGAGAAAAAGAACGTTATTGAGGCGACCAATGGAAATCTATTTCTCGTAAATGGAAAAACGGTAAAAACACCGCCAATAACAGAAGGTTGCTTAAATGGAATACTACGGAAACAATTAATTGAAATTTTAGGAAAGATGGAGGACTTTGAATTGGTGGAAGCCGCTATTTCGCCATTCGAGCTCCAAAAAGCGGATGAAATGTTTCTAACCAATGTAGTTGAGGGAATCACTTCAATTACAAAATACCGCAAGAAAACATACGAGAACAATGTAGCAAAACAGCTAATTGGGAAATTGAATGCACGCGCTAGACTGGCTTAA
- a CDS encoding DUF493 family protein: MKDKKEVEEFYIRLKDELDRTTKFPALYLYKFIVPTDDGKINQIETIFNNTGAVITTKTSSNGKYTSISIEVTMQSADAVIEKYKEVSVVEGVISL; encoded by the coding sequence ATGAAAGATAAGAAAGAGGTTGAAGAATTTTACATTCGGTTGAAAGATGAATTGGACAGGACTACCAAATTTCCTGCACTGTATCTCTACAAATTTATTGTCCCTACGGATGATGGTAAAATAAACCAAATTGAAACCATTTTTAACAATACAGGTGCCGTTATTACCACCAAAACTTCTTCTAATGGAAAATACACAAGTATCTCCATCGAGGTAACCATGCAAAGCGCAGATGCCGTTATTGAAAAATATAAGGAAGTAAGCGTAGTAGAAGGCGTAATTTCTTTGTAA
- a CDS encoding ATP-dependent DNA helicase RecQ: MDTTLKPQAVLEKYWGFTSFKDPQETVIEHTIDGKDTLVLLPTGGGKSICYQIPALAKEGICIVVSPLIALIKDQVNTLKKKGIKAIALTSGLKFEEVDSLLDNCIYGNYKFLYLSPERLQQELVQERIKNMNVNLIAIDEAHCISQWGNDFRPAYRNCNILKEFFPNTPMMALTASATELVAKDIMENLQLNNPITIKKTFRRENLSYQVYHTEDKLTKLEHILKENNRAAIVYVRSRRATVETTEILNKVGISAAFFHGGLTSEEKTKRLDSWLQDYTRVMVATNAFGMGIDKPNVGVIAHINFPESLESYYQEAGRAGRDGENSIAVLLKNESDEIQLKNQFIKTLPSVDFVKLLYKKLNNYFQIPYAEGSQQTFALNFNEFCATYSLNPILAFNALRVLDKHSVLSFLQTHLKKTSIQFTCSNPQLFYYLDQHPSVEKIVQTILRTYGGVFDIATNINLSLIAKKTNTFEKRVLQTLEQLEKDNIISLEATDTDASITFLVPREDDKTINIIAKEIEQQNKLKIQKVKAVVDYVNNDKVCKSLQLLRYFDEDVKDPCGICSVCLQKKSNISPDILSIAKEEVLKCLQKQPMSSKQLAEDITFKEIYILEALKDLFAEEEIALNDKNEYRLP; this comes from the coding sequence ATGGATACCACCTTAAAACCTCAAGCAGTTTTAGAGAAATATTGGGGTTTTACTTCTTTTAAAGATCCACAGGAAACGGTAATTGAACACACCATAGACGGAAAAGACACTTTGGTGTTACTTCCCACTGGAGGTGGTAAATCTATTTGCTACCAAATCCCGGCATTGGCAAAAGAAGGTATTTGCATTGTGGTCTCCCCCCTTATCGCCCTTATAAAAGATCAAGTAAATACTTTAAAAAAGAAAGGCATCAAAGCCATCGCCCTTACAAGCGGTTTGAAATTTGAAGAAGTGGATTCCCTTTTGGATAACTGTATCTACGGAAATTATAAATTCTTGTACTTATCACCAGAAAGGCTACAACAAGAGCTGGTGCAGGAGCGCATTAAAAATATGAACGTAAATCTTATTGCAATCGATGAAGCCCACTGTATCTCCCAATGGGGAAACGATTTTAGGCCTGCATACCGCAATTGCAATATTTTGAAGGAATTCTTTCCAAACACCCCCATGATGGCACTTACAGCTTCAGCAACAGAGCTTGTTGCGAAAGACATCATGGAAAACCTTCAACTGAACAACCCGATAACCATAAAAAAAACCTTCCGAAGGGAGAATCTTTCCTATCAAGTTTATCATACAGAAGATAAACTTACCAAGCTCGAGCATATTTTAAAAGAAAACAATCGGGCTGCTATTGTTTATGTGCGTAGCCGGAGGGCAACAGTAGAAACCACTGAAATTTTAAACAAGGTTGGAATAAGTGCCGCTTTTTTTCATGGCGGACTAACCAGTGAAGAAAAGACCAAGCGATTGGATTCTTGGCTGCAGGACTACACGCGGGTAATGGTAGCTACCAATGCCTTTGGAATGGGGATCGATAAGCCCAATGTAGGTGTAATAGCACATATAAACTTTCCCGAATCTTTAGAAAGTTATTATCAAGAAGCGGGAAGAGCAGGAAGGGACGGGGAAAATTCCATTGCCGTTTTATTAAAAAATGAAAGTGACGAGATACAACTTAAAAATCAGTTTATAAAGACGTTGCCCAGTGTAGACTTTGTAAAATTGCTCTACAAAAAGCTTAATAATTATTTCCAAATACCTTATGCCGAAGGCTCTCAACAAACTTTTGCTTTAAATTTCAATGAATTTTGCGCTACCTATTCCTTGAATCCCATACTGGCCTTTAATGCATTGAGAGTATTGGATAAGCATTCGGTACTTTCTTTTTTGCAAACACACCTTAAAAAAACCAGCATCCAGTTTACCTGTAGCAATCCGCAATTATTTTATTATTTAGATCAGCATCCTTCCGTAGAAAAGATAGTTCAAACTATTTTAAGAACCTACGGCGGTGTATTCGATATCGCTACCAACATTAATTTATCGCTCATTGCCAAGAAAACAAATACCTTCGAGAAAAGGGTGTTGCAGACATTGGAGCAACTGGAAAAGGATAACATCATTTCCTTGGAAGCCACCGATACCGATGCATCCATTACCTTTCTTGTTCCTAGGGAAGATGATAAAACCATCAATATTATTGCCAAGGAGATCGAACAACAAAATAAACTTAAAATACAAAAAGTAAAAGCAGTTGTAGATTATGTAAACAACGACAAGGTTTGCAAAAGCCTACAACTTCTCAGGTATTTCGATGAAGACGTTAAAGATCCCTGCGGAATCTGTTCGGTTTGTTTGCAAAAGAAAAGCAACATCTCCCCTGATATTCTTTCCATTGCCAAAGAAGAGGTTTTAAAATGCCTGCAGAAGCAACCTATGAGCTCCAAACAACTGGCAGAGGACATTACATTTAAAGAAATTTATATTCTGGAAGCGTTGAAAGATCTTTTTGCTGAAGAAGAAATTGCCTTGAACGATAAGAATGAATATCGCCTCCCGTAG
- a CDS encoding HU family DNA-binding protein, with protein sequence MNKTELIDAMAADAGITKAAAKKALESFLGSVESTLKKGGRVSLVGFGSWSVSKRSAREGRNPQTGKTIKIAAKNVVKFKAGAELAGAVN encoded by the coding sequence ATGAACAAAACAGAATTAATCGATGCAATGGCTGCTGATGCAGGAATTACAAAAGCAGCGGCAAAAAAAGCATTAGAATCTTTTTTAGGTAGTGTAGAAAGTACACTAAAAAAAGGTGGTAGAGTTTCCTTAGTTGGATTCGGATCTTGGTCAGTTTCTAAGAGATCTGCAAGAGAAGGTAGAAATCCTCAAACTGGAAAAACTATTAAAATTGCTGCTAAAAATGTAGTTAAATTTAAAGCAGGTGCAGAATTAGCAGGTGCTGTAAATTAA
- a CDS encoding AAA family ATPase, whose protein sequence is MNTNKKIVITGGPGTGKTSVIDFLKNEGYQCLLEISRQVTLEARADGIEQLFLTDPLLFSKKLLEGRMQQHRQSEALTGTVFFDRGVPDVLAYMDYSGDSYPEYFEEACQKHRYDRVFLLPPWEDIYTSDNERYENFAQAREIHKFLEQAYLRAGYDLQEVPTGTVEERAHFILKNIH, encoded by the coding sequence ATGAATACAAATAAAAAAATAGTTATTACTGGAGGTCCCGGTACTGGGAAGACATCGGTTATCGATTTTTTAAAGAACGAAGGTTATCAATGTCTCCTCGAAATCTCAAGGCAGGTAACCTTGGAAGCCAGGGCTGATGGTATAGAACAGTTATTTTTAACGGATCCCTTACTTTTTAGTAAGAAATTATTGGAAGGGCGTATGCAACAGCACCGTCAATCGGAAGCGCTTACGGGAACTGTTTTTTTCGATCGGGGTGTTCCAGATGTTTTGGCATATATGGATTATTCCGGAGATTCTTATCCTGAATATTTTGAAGAAGCGTGCCAAAAACATCGCTACGACCGAGTGTTTCTTTTACCACCTTGGGAAGATATCTATACTTCAGATAACGAACGTTATGAAAATTTTGCGCAAGCACGGGAAATCCATAAATTCTTGGAACAAGCATATTTAAGAGCTGGCTACGATTTGCAGGAAGTCCCAACGGGAACCGTAGAAGAAAGAGCCCACTTTATACTGAAAAATATACACTAA
- a CDS encoding aspartate carbamoyltransferase catalytic subunit — protein sequence MSELSVNHLLGIKYLNEADIQLIFETADHFKEVINRPIKKVPSLRDITIANLFFENSTRTKLSFELAEKRLSADVINFSAGQSSVKKGETLIDTVNNILSMKVDMVVMRHPNPGAGVFLSKNVKASIVNAGDGAHEHPTQALLDSYSIREKLGDVAGKNVVIVGDILHSRVALSNIFALKLQGAKVKVCGPKTLIPKFITSLGVEVETNLRKALEWCDVANMLRVQNERMDISYFPSTREYTQQFGVNKALLDSLNKEIVIMHPGPINRGVEITSDVADSKQAIILNQVENGVAIRMAVIYLLASKIKQ from the coding sequence ATGAGCGAACTAAGTGTAAACCACTTATTAGGAATTAAATATTTAAATGAAGCTGATATACAGTTGATTTTTGAAACTGCGGATCATTTTAAAGAAGTAATCAATCGACCGATAAAAAAAGTACCTTCTTTAAGGGATATTACCATTGCCAATTTATTTTTTGAGAATAGTACAAGAACAAAATTATCTTTTGAATTGGCTGAAAAAAGACTTTCCGCAGATGTTATTAATTTTTCCGCCGGGCAGTCTTCAGTAAAGAAAGGGGAAACGCTTATCGATACTGTTAATAATATACTTTCCATGAAAGTGGATATGGTGGTGATGAGACATCCCAATCCAGGGGCAGGGGTTTTTCTTTCAAAAAATGTAAAGGCAAGTATTGTTAATGCTGGGGATGGAGCTCATGAGCATCCTACGCAGGCGCTATTGGACTCTTATTCAATTAGAGAGAAATTGGGTGATGTAGCTGGAAAAAATGTGGTGATCGTGGGGGATATTTTGCACTCGCGGGTTGCGCTTTCCAATATTTTTGCGCTTAAATTACAAGGAGCCAAAGTAAAAGTATGTGGCCCCAAAACATTAATCCCTAAATTTATTACCTCCCTGGGAGTAGAAGTAGAGACTAATTTACGAAAAGCTTTGGAATGGTGCGATGTTGCCAATATGCTTCGGGTTCAGAATGAAAGAATGGATATAAGCTACTTTCCCTCAACGCGGGAGTACACCCAGCAATTTGGAGTTAACAAAGCCTTGCTCGACTCCTTAAACAAAGAAATAGTAATTATGCACCCGGGCCCCATCAACCGTGGTGTAGAAATAACCAGTGATGTAGCCGATTCTAAACAGGCCATTATCCTAAACCAAGTGGAGAATGGAGTAGCCATTAGAATGGCGGTAATATACTTATTAGCATCCAAAATAAAACAGTAG
- a CDS encoding YqgE/AlgH family protein, with amino-acid sequence MVALTPKKGHLLIAEPSIIGDVAFNRSVVLLAEHNSEGSIGFILNKPLEFRLNDLVPEIKKSLKVYNGGPVEQDNLYFIHKIPHLISNSIEISNGIYWGGDFETIIDLINQGDIKDSEIKFFLGYSGWDILQLEKELTSNSWVVSENKYKSNVIKKAPMYFWREKMVELGGDYLIWSNAPENPTLN; translated from the coding sequence ATGGTTGCTTTAACTCCCAAGAAAGGCCATTTGCTAATTGCCGAGCCCTCTATAATTGGTGATGTAGCTTTTAATAGGTCAGTAGTTTTGCTCGCTGAGCACAATAGTGAGGGATCTATAGGTTTTATCTTAAACAAACCTCTAGAGTTTCGCCTGAACGATCTTGTGCCCGAAATTAAAAAATCCTTGAAAGTATATAATGGTGGCCCTGTAGAGCAGGACAATCTCTATTTTATACATAAAATTCCTCATTTAATATCCAACAGTATTGAAATCTCCAATGGTATTTATTGGGGCGGCGATTTTGAAACGATTATCGACCTTATAAACCAAGGGGATATTAAAGATTCTGAGATAAAATTCTTCTTGGGATATTCGGGATGGGATATTCTACAATTGGAAAAAGAACTTACCAGTAATTCTTGGGTTGTTTCAGAAAATAAATACAAGAGCAACGTTATTAAAAAAGCGCCCATGTATTTCTGGAGGGAAAAAATGGTAGAACTGGGTGGCGATTACCTTATTTGGTCCAACGCCCCAGAAAATCCAACTTTAAATTAG